The sequence below is a genomic window from Calditrichota bacterium.
TGACCACCACCGTTTTGGCCAGCTCCTTGCCCGGCACGTGCGCCGCCGCGGCTATTTCCTGCGCCGTGTAGGCCGTGGAGTGGTTGATGGTGGTGTACTTGACCTTGTTCCGGTCAAGGAAATCTTTGAGCGCTTTAACCGGCATGCGACCCTCCTTGGCGACTGAACGTCGCCCTTGGTGGCAAACCCACGCGGAGGTGCAGCGCGCGTCGTCCCACGTTGCCCCAGAAATTCGCGCCTCGTGCAAGGCCCGATTCGGCCTTGCAGGACCAAGGCACCTAAATTATATCAAAAAGCGGGCAAACAATCAAGCGGAATGTACCCCAGCGGGAAAAGGGCACGCGCGGTTGCGCTCACGGTCTCTGCCGACTCGCGCAAAAAAGGGCTTGACTCTTAGGGCTTTTTTTCTTATGATTGAATACAGTCCACGGGGAGGGAGTGGGTCAGTTGGCGTGATACCGGTAACCCAAGCGGAAAGGGATCCCGCCATGGCATCGCGAGGCGTAAACAAGGTCATCCTGATCGGCCATTTAGGGGCCGATCCCGAACTGCGCTACACCCCCAGTGGCGCGGCCGTGGCCAACCTGCGGGTGGCCACCAACGAGGTC
It includes:
- the ssb gene encoding single-stranded DNA-binding protein, which codes for MASRGVNKVILIGHLGADPELRYTPSGAAVANLRVATNEV